One part of the Glycine max cultivar Williams 82 chromosome 14, Glycine_max_v4.0, whole genome shotgun sequence genome encodes these proteins:
- the LOC100797677 gene encoding protein ALTERED PHOSPHATE STARVATION RESPONSE 1, with amino-acid sequence MGCGSSKLEDLPAVALCRERCGFLDEAIHQRYALAAAHMAYINSLKAIGHSLHLFIQQDMDAPPSPSPSPSPSPPHKPSKHASSSHSDSAGSHLHFHSDSDSDHLPSLHHSPDPSSPLPHHLHMNYMKNKAAPSIVYEQRPLSPQTMYLGESSSSSSFYPYQYPPYPYPYDPYSAVGSSSPQLHAVSKPPPPPPSPPRSSTWDFLNFFDNSDDKYYPQTHYPATATPSRDSREVREEEGIPDLEDEDYHHEVVKQVHGDQKLVQPTMHEPPASSRHHDEDDDDDDDDDDDDDEVEYEVHVVDKKVVDGDNNDGNKAKEHAAFRTRRPGSRNPLEVAKEIQILFQRASDSGAQIAKILEVGKLPHNRKHAAYQASSKMLQVVAPSLSLVSSQPSTSKDAESASAANMDFNVDLTTGARNLSSTLQKLLLWEKKLFNEVKAEEKMRVMHDRKCHRLKRLDDRGSDFHKVDSTRTLIRNLSTKIRMAIQVVDKISMTINKIRDEELWPQLKELIQGLTRMWKSMLECHHDQCEAIREARILGSIGSRKKSGDSHLQATKQLEQELINWTFQFSGWISAQKGYVRALNNWLLKCLLYEPEETPDGIVPFSPGRIGAPQIFVICNQWSQALDRISEKEVVDSMHVFTMSVLQIWEQDKLEMHRQVMKNKDLERKVRNMDRDDQKLQKQIQALERKVVLVSGEGKGLSVSENIIYQSDKSSSLQASLQRIFEAMERFTDESVRAYEELLQRSEEESAARNHERVS; translated from the exons ATGGGGTGTGGCAGCTCCAAGCTGGAGGATCTACCAGCAGTGGCCCTTTGCAGGGAGCGGTGTGGTTTCCTTGACGAAGCAATTCACCAGCGCTACGCACTGGCCGCAGCTCACATGGCCTACATCAACTCCCTCAAGGCAATTGGTCACTCCTTACACCTTTTCATTCAGCAAGACATGGATGCtcctccctctccctctccctcccccTCCCCTTCTCCCCCTCACAAACCCTCCAAACACGCCTCTTCTTCTCACTCCGACTCCGCCGGCTCCCACCTCCACTTCCACTCCGACTCCGACTCCGACCACCTCCCCTCCCTCCACCATTCCCCTGATCCATCCTCTCCTCTGCCTCACCATCTTCATATGAATTACATGAAGAATAAAGCCGCTCCTTCAATTGTCTACGAGCAGAGGCCTCTGAGTCCCCAAACCATGTACTTGGGAGagtcctcctcttcctcctccttttACCCTTACCAGTATCCCCCTTACCCCTACCCCTACGATCCCTATTCGGCCGTAGGTTCTTCCTCGCCGCAGCTCCATGCCGTTTCCAAGCCTCCCCCGCCTCCTCCCTCTCCTCCTCGCTCCTCCACCTGGGACTTTCTCAACTTCTTCGATAACAGCGACGACAAGTACTATCCCCAAACTCATTACCCTGCCACGGCCACCCCCAGCCGCGATTCCAGGGAGGTTCGAGAGGAGGAGGGGATCCCCGATTTGGAAGATGAGGATTACCACCACGAAGTTGTCAAGCAGGTCCATGGGGATCAGAAGCTCGTCCAGCCAACTATGCACGAACCCCCAGCCTCCTCCCGCCACCACGACGAAGATGACGAtgatgacgatgatgatgatgatgatgatgatgaggtaGAATATGAGGTGCACGTGGTAGATAAGAAAGTGGTTGATGGAGATAATAATGATGGGAACAAGGCCAAGGAGCACGCCGCATTCCGTACCCGGAGACCTGGTTCCCGGAATCCACTTGAGGTTGCTAAAGAGATTCAGATTCTATTTCAGAGGGCTTCCGATTCTGGTGCCCAAATCGCCAAGATTCTTGAGGTCGGCAAGCTTCCCCACAATCGAAAGCACGCAGCTTATCAAG CTTCTTCCAAGATGTTACAAGTTGTTGCTCCCTCTTTGTCCCTTGTCTCCTCCCAACCTTCTACTTCCAAAGATGCTGAATCCGCCTCCGCTGCTAACATGGATTTTAATGTTGATCTAACAACCGGGGCACGCAATCTTTCCTCTACGCTTCAGAAGCTCCTTCTTTGGGAGAAGAAACTCTTTAATGAAGTTAAG GCGGAGGAAAAGATGCGGGTCATGCACGATAGGAAGTGTCACAGGTTGAAGCGTTTGGATGATAGGGGTTCTGATTTTCATAAAGTCGATTCGACTCGAACTTTGATTAGGAATCTGTCCACAAAAATTAGAATGGCAATTCAGGTGGTTGATAAGATTTCTATGactataaataagataagggatgAAGAACTGTGGCCACAGCTGAAGGAATTAATCCAGGG GTTGACCAGAATGTGGAAATCCATGCTTGAATGTCATCATGATCAGTGTGAAGCAATTAGAGAAGCCAGAATACTGGGTTCCATTGGATCCAGGAAGAAGAGCGGTGATAGTCATCTCCAGGCAACCAAGCAGCTCGAACAAGAGCTTATCAATTGGACATTCCAATTCTCTGGCTGGATAAGTGCTCAAAAAGGTTATGTTAGAGCATTGAATAATTGGCTGTTGAAATGTCTCCTGTATGAACCTGAAGAAACACCAGATGGCATAGTCCCCTTTTCCCCTGGTAGGATTGGGGCCCCGCAAATATTTGTAATATGTAATCAGTGGTCCCAAGCTTTGGATAGAATATCTGAAAAGGAAGTTGTTGATTCCATGCATGTATTTACCATGAGTGTGCTTCAGATATGGGAACAAGATAAGCTAGAAATGCATAGGCAggtgatgaagaacaaggatcttgagagaaaagtgagaaaTATGGATAGAGATGACCAGAAGCTGCAGAAGCAAATTCAAGCATTAGAGCGAAAGGTGGTTCTGGTATCTGGAGAAGGCAAAGGTCTCTCAGTTTCTGAGAATATCATATATCAGAGTGACAAAAGCAGTAGTCTACAGGCTAGCTTGCAGCGCATTTTTGAGGCCATGGAGAGATTTACTGATGAATCTGTGAGAGCTTATGAGGAGTTGCTACAACGGAGCGAAGAAGAAAGTGCTGCCCGAAATCATGAGAGAGTTTCATAG